One genomic region from Rhodococcus sp. SBT000017 encodes:
- a CDS encoding WXG100 family type VII secretion target produces MAFWGQDVEQVQQLSRELNNKANEIQGVLTRLTSQLNGVQWKGPDADRFRSEWQGTHTAQLKAVVNALQQASQTASRNAQQQQQTSSSS; encoded by the coding sequence ATGGCATTCTGGGGACAAGACGTCGAGCAGGTTCAGCAGCTTTCGCGTGAACTGAACAACAAGGCGAACGAAATTCAGGGCGTGCTGACGCGACTGACAAGTCAGCTCAACGGCGTTCAGTGGAAGGGCCCTGACGCCGATCGATTCCGCTCCGAATGGCAGGGCACGCACACCGCGCAACTCAAGGCTGTCGTCAATGCACTGCAGCAGGCATCGCAGACAGCAAGTCGCAATGCGCAGCAGCAACAGCAGACCAGCAGCAGCTCGTAG
- a CDS encoding serine hydrolase codes for MRRAVAVGVAALLLSSCAHAVDVETSDVGGGVEVATSASVSTQKPQTDLAALVDPVVHATMDQLAVPGAVVLVQERNVLWQNAYGTRTVGQDVPVTVGDHFRIGSITKTMVGTVVLQLVESGALALTDPVSSFRSDVPNGDSITIADLLEMQSGLYSYTENSYFNTVLDENPGRVWDPEELLAIGFGGAPYSPPRQEFRYTNTNTVLLGTIVESILGTDLRNILADRIFEPLGLDDTSFPASEDAELPDPHPHGYLFGTNESARISVKLSSAQVDNARSGVLVPNDVTDLNPSWIWAAGGAISTAADIATYGRALVRGEEILGKDLQSRRIGSVTLEPDNPSPGDYGLAWQAYGPLIGHDGAIPGFQSFMGHDPVSDTTIVVLCNVRDGPAGGRPANEIAMGVLQRLQSGMK; via the coding sequence GTGCGACGAGCAGTCGCCGTCGGCGTTGCAGCGCTGCTGCTTTCGAGTTGCGCACATGCGGTCGATGTGGAGACTTCCGATGTCGGTGGGGGAGTCGAGGTGGCGACCTCGGCCTCGGTGTCGACGCAAAAGCCGCAAACGGACTTGGCGGCGTTGGTCGACCCCGTCGTGCATGCCACCATGGACCAGCTTGCCGTACCGGGTGCGGTCGTCCTGGTGCAAGAGCGGAACGTACTGTGGCAGAACGCATACGGAACTCGAACGGTGGGACAAGACGTCCCTGTTACCGTCGGCGACCACTTCCGGATCGGTTCGATCACGAAGACAATGGTTGGCACGGTGGTCTTGCAACTGGTCGAATCCGGTGCTCTCGCTCTCACCGACCCTGTGTCGAGTTTTCGTTCCGACGTGCCCAATGGTGACTCCATCACCATCGCCGACCTTCTCGAGATGCAGAGCGGCCTCTACAGCTACACCGAGAACAGCTACTTCAATACTGTCCTCGATGAAAATCCCGGCCGGGTATGGGACCCGGAAGAGTTGTTGGCGATCGGCTTCGGTGGAGCCCCGTATTCACCGCCCCGGCAGGAGTTTCGATACACGAACACCAATACAGTTCTGCTCGGCACAATCGTCGAGTCGATCCTCGGGACCGATCTTCGAAATATACTGGCAGACCGGATATTCGAGCCTCTAGGACTGGACGACACCAGCTTCCCCGCCTCGGAGGACGCCGAGTTGCCTGACCCGCACCCCCACGGGTACCTGTTCGGTACGAACGAATCCGCCCGGATCTCGGTGAAGTTGTCCTCGGCCCAGGTCGACAATGCTCGGAGCGGAGTGCTGGTTCCCAACGACGTCACCGACCTCAATCCGTCGTGGATCTGGGCGGCAGGCGGGGCGATCTCGACGGCCGCCGATATCGCGACGTACGGTCGCGCTCTTGTCCGCGGAGAAGAAATATTGGGCAAAGATCTTCAGTCTCGACGCATCGGTAGTGTGACGCTAGAGCCCGACAATCCGAGTCCCGGCGACTACGGGCTTGCCTGGCAGGCATACGGTCCGTTGATCGGACATGACGGTGCCATTCCCGGCTTCCAATCCTTCATGGGCCACGATCCGGTGAGCGACACCACGATTGTGGTGCTGTGCAATGTGCGCGACGGCCCCGCCGGCGGTCGGCCGGCCAACGAAATCGCGATGGGTGTCCTGCAACGATTGCAGAGCGGAATGAAGTAA
- a CDS encoding FtsK/SpoIIIE domain-containing protein — translation MHLKLILRRPSGHTVDLSMVADATATVGDMARALADGDPKSSIPSTPDLTLTVEQSAFESAVDGRQLDPGVNLVESGVRSGSTVTVGTYNGSNAVSRRGRAIAMLRVLSGPDAGREFLLPEGASTVGSSSEADIFLTDSTVLGSHALILVGESIEIVDRTETGAGIHMGGNWIERTYVAGSDVVGLGDTTIAVFHTVRARTDSADSPAMEFNRSPRVIRRFDGRTFEAPQPPKRLDPNRFPIISMLAPLILGIALFAFTRNALTVVFVALSPLLMIGMYIDTALQNKRKQREAIEQFASGLRNTAADLHSTQAVERAVRLGETPSVSDSVEAVHLLGTLLWTHRPEHSGFLTVRMGLGDAPSRSALELPSRGESLPEYWRQLEEMRDEFSTITDVPIVADLRSSGSLGVCGPRGVVDGVARGLVIQLVGLHSPAELTIAAVASSATRASWSWLEWLPHSGPTYSPLAGDLFADSTEGGTSLVARLEDLVRERLDASEVRTGPRKSLDTEQDGRPTLDKADPILPVVVVVVEDDAPVDRSRLTRLAERGPDVNVHLVWVATQLTSVPAACRSFLLVETNTSGSTAGEVRVGKHTFPVASETVDLPDARQIALLLAPVVDVGVSVEDETDLPRSVSFLDLDDFSITSDPTKLVRRWERNNSILKRSGPPPPRRTSDNSLRALVGSRGVDTFHLDLREHGPHALVGGTTGSGKSEFLQAWILGMAAEHSPDRVSFLFVDYKGGTAFADCVDLPHSVGLVTDLSPHLVRRALISLRAEIGYRERLLNRKREKDLLSLERSQDPETPPSLVIIVDEFAALAKEIPEFVDGVVDIAQRGRSLGLHLILATQRPAGVIKDNLRANTNLRVALRMADEDDSVDVLGSKDAAYFSPSLPGRATAKVGPGRLTTFQTAYTGGWTVGSDTQTPIDITEMNFGDGKPWETPIPIVAAQSQDTDMMRVVRSIARAAELAKVPNPRVPWLPELKRAYDMVTRPSVSVGGYPLGVADDPATQSQPAVCFDPDRDGNFAVFGTGGSGKSTVLRTVATAAVLAASEQGPVEIYGIDFGSGGLRMLDSLPEVGAIVGDDDELLGRLMRRLTGLVDSRSEDYSRVNASSIVDYRSIARRPDEPRILLLVDGIGAFREAYESSPVSPWFAMLNQMATDGRAVGVHLIVSADRPNAVPTSLGSTIQRRLVLRMAAEDDYLLLGAPKDILDRLSPPGRGIVDDREVQISVLGGDPNVETQFRVLTELADASRAAGVHRAAAVERLSDDVASSSLPNEVGGRPSIGIGYADLAPVGFDPRGLLMVAGPPFSGRSTALVTLAQSVVRAESEVRTFYLSPRASGTESEDVWDSVAIGLEAVSTLLLEIIERGESPDAPRMVVVVESLSEFTDSVVQPDLERMIKCVDAADGLVVGESEISTWQGAYALGGPFRSGRRGLLLCPSDIDGESLLSTPLGSRQRGAQPPGRGFLIAQGKAVKLQLARPN, via the coding sequence ATGCACCTGAAGCTGATTCTGCGACGGCCGTCAGGCCACACCGTCGACCTGTCGATGGTCGCCGACGCCACCGCGACCGTCGGGGACATGGCGCGAGCACTGGCCGACGGCGACCCGAAAAGTTCGATCCCCTCGACGCCCGACCTCACGTTGACTGTCGAGCAGTCGGCATTCGAGTCCGCGGTGGACGGTCGGCAGTTGGACCCTGGTGTCAATCTCGTCGAATCGGGGGTGCGATCCGGCTCGACGGTGACAGTGGGGACCTACAACGGCAGCAATGCCGTGAGCCGTCGCGGACGAGCCATTGCGATGCTTCGAGTGTTGTCCGGCCCGGATGCCGGACGCGAGTTCCTTCTTCCCGAGGGTGCCAGCACCGTCGGCTCGTCTTCGGAAGCCGACATCTTCCTCACCGACAGCACAGTGCTGGGTTCACATGCCCTCATCCTCGTCGGAGAGAGTATCGAGATCGTCGATCGTACCGAAACCGGTGCCGGTATTCATATGGGCGGCAACTGGATCGAGCGCACCTACGTAGCCGGGTCCGATGTCGTTGGCCTCGGCGACACGACCATCGCGGTCTTTCACACGGTGCGTGCAAGGACCGACTCCGCAGACAGCCCAGCGATGGAGTTCAATCGATCACCGAGGGTGATACGGCGTTTCGACGGCCGGACATTCGAGGCGCCGCAGCCACCGAAACGGCTCGATCCCAATCGATTTCCGATCATCTCCATGTTGGCACCGCTGATCCTCGGTATCGCACTGTTCGCCTTCACACGCAATGCCCTCACCGTCGTCTTCGTTGCTCTGAGCCCCTTGCTCATGATCGGCATGTACATCGACACCGCGCTGCAGAACAAACGCAAGCAGCGCGAGGCCATCGAACAATTCGCATCGGGACTGCGAAATACCGCGGCCGATTTGCATTCTACCCAGGCCGTGGAACGCGCAGTGCGCCTCGGCGAGACCCCATCAGTATCCGACTCCGTCGAAGCCGTGCACCTACTGGGCACTCTGCTCTGGACCCACCGACCAGAGCACTCCGGGTTTCTGACTGTCCGAATGGGATTGGGAGATGCGCCGTCTCGGAGTGCGCTCGAACTGCCCAGCCGAGGCGAATCGCTGCCGGAGTACTGGCGGCAGCTCGAAGAGATGCGTGACGAGTTCTCCACGATCACCGATGTACCGATCGTCGCCGACCTCCGTTCCAGCGGATCGTTGGGAGTGTGCGGACCGAGAGGAGTCGTGGACGGGGTTGCACGTGGACTTGTCATTCAGCTGGTGGGATTGCACTCGCCGGCCGAACTCACGATTGCCGCCGTTGCGTCGTCCGCGACGCGCGCGTCATGGAGCTGGCTCGAATGGCTCCCGCACAGCGGCCCGACCTACAGCCCCCTGGCCGGCGACCTGTTCGCCGATTCCACCGAAGGTGGTACTTCCTTGGTGGCTCGTCTGGAGGACCTCGTTCGCGAGCGACTGGACGCGTCGGAGGTTCGTACCGGCCCCAGAAAGTCATTGGACACCGAGCAAGACGGAAGACCGACCCTCGACAAGGCCGATCCGATCCTTCCCGTCGTCGTGGTGGTGGTCGAGGACGACGCTCCCGTCGATCGATCACGGCTGACCAGACTCGCCGAGCGTGGTCCCGACGTCAACGTCCACCTCGTCTGGGTAGCAACACAATTGACGAGCGTACCCGCGGCGTGCAGGTCCTTCCTGCTCGTCGAGACGAACACATCCGGTTCGACGGCGGGTGAAGTACGCGTCGGAAAGCACACCTTCCCCGTGGCAAGTGAAACCGTCGACCTGCCGGACGCCCGCCAGATCGCGCTGTTGCTCGCGCCTGTCGTCGATGTCGGAGTGTCCGTCGAAGACGAGACCGACCTGCCACGCTCGGTCTCCTTCCTCGATCTGGACGATTTCTCGATCACCTCGGATCCAACGAAGCTGGTTCGACGTTGGGAACGCAACAACTCCATCCTGAAGCGTTCCGGGCCGCCCCCTCCTCGACGGACGTCGGATAATTCGTTACGGGCTCTCGTCGGATCGCGCGGTGTCGACACATTCCATCTGGACCTGCGCGAGCACGGGCCGCATGCTCTGGTCGGTGGTACGACGGGTTCTGGCAAGAGCGAGTTCCTCCAGGCCTGGATTCTCGGCATGGCCGCAGAGCACAGTCCGGACCGCGTCTCGTTTCTGTTCGTCGATTACAAGGGTGGAACGGCGTTCGCCGACTGCGTCGACCTACCCCACTCGGTCGGACTCGTCACCGACCTTTCCCCTCACCTCGTCAGGCGAGCGCTGATCTCGCTTCGAGCCGAGATCGGTTATCGCGAAAGGCTACTCAATCGCAAACGTGAGAAGGATCTTCTTTCGCTCGAGCGTTCGCAGGACCCGGAGACTCCGCCTTCGCTGGTGATCATCGTCGACGAGTTCGCAGCGTTGGCCAAGGAGATACCCGAGTTCGTCGACGGTGTCGTCGACATCGCTCAACGAGGACGTTCGCTGGGACTGCACCTGATTCTCGCGACTCAACGCCCAGCCGGTGTCATCAAGGACAATCTTCGGGCGAACACCAATCTTCGCGTGGCACTGCGGATGGCGGACGAGGACGATTCGGTCGATGTGCTCGGGTCCAAGGATGCCGCCTACTTCTCACCCAGCTTGCCCGGCCGCGCAACAGCCAAGGTCGGGCCGGGTCGGTTGACGACTTTCCAAACCGCATACACCGGTGGTTGGACGGTCGGTTCGGATACGCAAACGCCTATCGACATCACCGAGATGAACTTCGGCGACGGGAAGCCCTGGGAAACACCCATTCCGATAGTTGCTGCGCAATCGCAGGACACCGACATGATGCGGGTTGTTCGCTCGATCGCTCGTGCGGCCGAGCTGGCGAAGGTACCGAATCCACGAGTTCCGTGGCTCCCCGAGCTCAAACGGGCATACGACATGGTGACTCGGCCGAGCGTTTCAGTGGGTGGGTACCCGCTGGGCGTCGCCGACGACCCCGCCACCCAAAGCCAGCCGGCAGTCTGCTTCGATCCGGACAGAGACGGAAACTTCGCTGTGTTCGGCACTGGCGGATCGGGCAAGTCGACGGTCCTGCGTACCGTCGCCACCGCTGCCGTCCTGGCTGCGAGCGAGCAGGGGCCGGTCGAGATATACGGGATCGACTTCGGCTCGGGCGGACTGCGGATGCTCGACTCTCTCCCCGAGGTCGGAGCGATAGTCGGCGATGACGACGAACTCCTGGGACGTCTGATGCGGCGGCTCACCGGTCTCGTCGACAGTCGCTCCGAGGACTACTCGCGAGTGAATGCCTCCAGCATCGTCGACTATCGCAGCATCGCGCGGCGGCCGGACGAGCCGCGCATCCTGTTGTTGGTGGACGGTATCGGCGCGTTTCGAGAAGCGTACGAATCATCGCCGGTGTCCCCGTGGTTCGCGATGCTCAACCAGATGGCCACTGACGGCCGAGCCGTCGGGGTACATCTGATCGTGTCGGCCGACCGTCCCAATGCTGTTCCCACATCGCTCGGTTCGACAATTCAACGTCGTCTCGTTCTACGCATGGCCGCCGAGGACGATTATCTCCTACTAGGTGCGCCGAAGGACATCCTCGACCGCCTATCGCCGCCCGGACGAGGGATTGTGGACGATCGGGAAGTGCAAATATCGGTGCTCGGCGGTGACCCCAATGTCGAGACCCAGTTCCGCGTACTGACCGAGCTCGCAGATGCGTCGCGGGCAGCAGGTGTCCACCGTGCTGCTGCTGTGGAACGCCTCTCCGATGACGTCGCCTCGAGCTCCCTGCCCAACGAGGTCGGAGGCAGACCATCGATCGGCATCGGCTACGCAGATCTTGCGCCGGTGGGATTCGACCCGCGCGGCTTGCTCATGGTCGCGGGTCCACCGTTCAGCGGGCGCTCGACGGCGCTCGTGACCTTGGCGCAGTCCGTTGTGCGTGCAGAATCCGAAGTCCGGACGTTCTATCTCTCACCACGTGCCAGTGGCACCGAATCCGAGGACGTGTGGGATTCCGTGGCCATCGGGCTGGAGGCGGTGTCGACGTTGCTGCTCGAGATCATCGAGCGAGGCGAATCCCCCGACGCGCCACGCATGGTGGTTGTCGTCGAGTCGTTGAGCGAGTTCACCGACTCGGTGGTTCAACCGGACCTCGAACGGATGATCAAGTGTGTCGACGCTGCGGATGGCCTCGTCGTGGGCGAGTCGGAGATCTCCACCTGGCAGGGTGCCTACGCGCTCGGCGGCCCCTTCCGGTCCGGCCGTCGAGGACTCCTGTTGTGTCCCAGTGACATCGACGGCGAGAGCCTTCTCAGCACGCCGCTGGGCTCGAGGCAACGTGGCGCACAACCACCTGGCCGAGGATTCCTGATTGCGCAAGGTAAGGCGGTGAAGCTACAGCTTGCGCGTCCGAACTGA
- a CDS encoding DUF6777 domain-containing protein, giving the protein MTTGSESSTWQDPNPDAGKRDTSRTILGATAAALSMVVVSALAVTLLVTGGSSASTNDIALQSAESIGPGPFTPSVALASRPLSDLSSDEMLAQLAGSLTTNSNGGSTVVGTTPGLYGGTNDDASCDAAALANYLSEDRAKSEAWASAFGIPTEAIPFYLDTLTPVSLTTDLRVTNYSFSDGRATPFQSVLQAGTAVMVDAAGVPRIRCNCGNPLGPPASEPLSGYQPTGDRWPSYREQNVVSVDYATQPAAGEPIPVTPNNSTVDQFTLVDLDTLKPLLRSVGRTIDTSTLQRPATPLPDPRSMNLPLVPASSSISVGPTESTTVSTSPAPGFEKPTPSATITSRPSAPVQPVPTLREPSVTTPAPLENAAAIEPSQVPAVVSAPPSPSSSAVPSSTAAPTTPPTTTAATPAAKTTFTGEASTTISEFVLADAVRCTVVGTEGEAALQKSIVECSDETQHLVATSDLTAEKVIEATRDGVWLVRFESSSVAVPVVSATYRDGEGR; this is encoded by the coding sequence GTGACCACCGGATCCGAATCGTCGACCTGGCAGGATCCCAATCCTGATGCCGGAAAACGTGACACATCACGCACCATTCTGGGCGCTACCGCTGCGGCATTGTCGATGGTGGTGGTGAGCGCCCTTGCCGTGACCCTTCTGGTCACTGGAGGATCGTCGGCATCGACCAATGACATTGCACTGCAGTCGGCCGAGTCGATCGGTCCTGGACCGTTCACTCCATCGGTCGCTCTGGCCAGCCGTCCGTTGTCCGACCTGTCGAGCGATGAGATGCTCGCGCAGCTCGCCGGATCGTTGACCACCAATTCCAACGGCGGGTCGACCGTAGTGGGAACCACGCCGGGCCTCTACGGTGGAACCAACGACGACGCTTCCTGCGACGCTGCTGCGTTGGCCAACTACCTGTCCGAAGACCGTGCAAAGTCCGAGGCGTGGGCGTCCGCGTTCGGGATCCCGACCGAGGCCATTCCGTTCTACCTCGACACTTTGACGCCGGTTTCTCTGACGACCGATCTGAGAGTCACCAACTACAGCTTCTCCGACGGTCGAGCAACCCCGTTCCAGTCGGTTCTTCAGGCGGGTACCGCCGTCATGGTCGACGCCGCTGGTGTTCCTCGTATCCGTTGCAATTGCGGAAATCCGCTCGGCCCCCCGGCAAGCGAACCGTTGTCCGGCTATCAGCCGACCGGGGACAGGTGGCCGTCTTACCGCGAACAGAACGTCGTTTCCGTCGACTACGCCACGCAACCCGCCGCAGGTGAACCAATCCCTGTGACACCGAACAACTCAACCGTCGATCAATTCACTTTGGTCGATCTGGACACGCTGAAGCCACTGCTGAGATCGGTCGGCAGAACGATCGATACCTCCACACTGCAACGTCCCGCTACTCCGCTTCCTGATCCGCGGAGTATGAATTTGCCACTCGTACCGGCTTCGAGCAGCATCAGCGTCGGGCCCACGGAGTCGACCACAGTGAGTACGAGCCCGGCCCCTGGTTTCGAGAAGCCGACGCCTTCAGCCACGATAACCAGTCGCCCTTCGGCTCCCGTTCAACCGGTGCCTACCTTGCGCGAGCCGAGCGTCACCACTCCAGCTCCGCTCGAGAACGCAGCTGCAATAGAGCCTTCGCAAGTTCCTGCAGTCGTCTCGGCACCGCCGTCCCCTTCCTCGTCCGCTGTCCCGAGCTCGACCGCTGCGCCGACAACACCACCGACAACCACTGCAGCAACGCCCGCGGCGAAGACCACGTTCACAGGCGAGGCGTCGACCACAATTTCGGAATTCGTTCTGGCCGACGCGGTTCGCTGCACAGTCGTAGGTACCGAAGGTGAAGCAGCGCTGCAAAAGTCGATCGTCGAATGTTCGGACGAAACCCAACATCTGGTTGCCACATCGGACCTGACCGCCGAGAAGGTTATCGAGGCAACCAGGGACGGTGTGTGGCTCGTTCGATTCGAGTCGTCGTCGGTTGCCGTGCCTGTCGTCAGTGCCACCTACCGGGACGGAGAAGGACGCTGA
- a CDS encoding PASTA domain-containing protein, with translation MPSVLGLDRDVALTVLSDAGLGSVATTFAEKPAAGPVGLILTQSPSAAAASVDEIELTVSIPATVPSTLIGSDERTARTALEQSGAVVQLVRAVDASVPRGQVLAVDPPAGAVMPTVVTVTVADPGDALSLASVSTVMSSSFSTVSSVNVNGGALGSSVELSPSARSSAYGEYSLSRGAVALEAIAGTDDREGTGSGTITVFGDGRELTSVQVGLGQSTPIRVDLNGVMRLRIEATTTNAKDNPTVILGDAKLLGSTEGLNLIAGTR, from the coding sequence ATGCCATCGGTCCTCGGGCTCGATCGGGACGTAGCGTTGACCGTGCTGTCCGACGCCGGCCTCGGGTCGGTAGCTACTACATTCGCCGAAAAGCCTGCCGCGGGTCCGGTCGGATTGATTCTCACCCAGAGTCCCTCGGCTGCAGCCGCTTCCGTCGACGAGATCGAACTGACGGTGTCAATTCCAGCGACTGTACCCAGTACCCTCATCGGGTCCGACGAGCGCACCGCGCGCACCGCGCTCGAGCAGTCCGGCGCAGTGGTCCAGCTGGTCCGAGCCGTCGATGCCTCGGTTCCGCGAGGGCAGGTACTCGCAGTCGATCCCCCGGCAGGCGCGGTGATGCCTACCGTCGTGACTGTGACCGTCGCCGACCCAGGCGATGCACTGTCACTCGCGTCGGTCTCCACTGTTATGAGTTCGAGCTTCTCGACGGTGTCATCGGTCAACGTCAACGGCGGTGCGCTGGGCTCCAGCGTGGAACTCTCACCCTCCGCTCGGTCATCCGCTTACGGAGAGTACTCATTGTCCAGAGGTGCGGTTGCCCTCGAAGCCATTGCTGGAACCGATGATCGCGAGGGCACTGGATCCGGCACGATCACCGTGTTCGGCGACGGTCGAGAGCTGACTTCGGTGCAGGTGGGTCTCGGGCAGTCGACCCCGATTCGAGTCGATCTCAACGGCGTCATGAGGTTACGAATCGAGGCGACAACGACCAACGCCAAGGACAACCCGACTGTGATCCTCGGGGACGCGAAACTCCTCGGATCGACAGAAGGTCTGAACCTCATTGCGGGCACACGGTGA
- a CDS encoding VWA domain-containing protein — protein MSLLLPSSAGAQENTDVYVPGGQYVPVVVVLDTSDSMDANSLTGESKIDAARSSVIDLVNALGPRTPFGLIAYPGAGSRTVDGCSIGNVEVKIAELDVASASAAVRRLDPNGDTPTGPALRHAAELIGKDNKGTIVLVSDGESNCGATEVCDVANELVADGVEIQVNTVGLQISEDGANELKCIADATGGQYASATDTAGLQSALQQFGGAQLSLTGSVPNQLPVVSGTGNAGSTASFTVHNGGRVRADDVRLSLTLNDETGVPGRVLVPRPVRFLGNIDPGQSRRVDITIRPDDSVLGTFTWLATATANNSAPSVLDGKTSTIEPFGTLTGILGDVRHAVVVGDSYASGEGTRDYVPGTADKESGNICHRSTSAYGAILFGDKVRNLACSGAVVGDFYSQQQSENYKVTPQLLSLRAEAVGPDSPDAVLLSIGGNDVGFGTKVIQCSVWPNCYPTLPDGKPMVFETWAMDGISAIGNDLRRVYRDVDRAVNDDEAKSARGGRTAPIVVVPYPRIVPTEAAGLAAGSGCQFGISANELRFFNRFIDALNLEIAAAVGSLASERIPVYYASDVAPAFQPDHTICDLAQSYAVFGSSKGTLANNIAAVADRHELLHPNKLGHAAMARALSAWSASRATIDPRENAPKWDHAVVDRSNPVLDFFKKPWASAADIYEAGGEATIDAAGFAPSSTVVFRIDSVSRTLASARADDNGRVHATLTIPSDMPIGSHHIHALGADTEGNDLDVSTSVRLLPKYSNLALLATCAGLLLVALGGFGRRTHKRRRTSEVDAHDTGLTDVTVSIGAVPAAGENRPQQTGISRPPPPPSSPPPPPNSPPPPPSA, from the coding sequence GTGTCGCTGCTGCTGCCTTCGTCGGCCGGCGCGCAGGAAAACACAGACGTCTACGTCCCAGGCGGCCAATACGTCCCGGTGGTCGTCGTCCTCGACACCTCCGATTCGATGGATGCAAACTCCCTGACCGGTGAGTCGAAAATCGATGCGGCACGTTCGTCGGTGATCGACCTGGTCAACGCGTTGGGTCCACGTACACCGTTCGGCTTGATCGCTTATCCGGGGGCCGGGTCGAGGACGGTGGACGGGTGCTCCATCGGAAACGTCGAGGTGAAAATTGCGGAACTCGATGTGGCTTCGGCCTCAGCAGCTGTACGACGACTCGATCCCAATGGTGACACGCCGACCGGGCCAGCTCTACGACATGCTGCCGAACTGATCGGCAAGGACAACAAGGGCACGATCGTGCTGGTCAGCGACGGCGAATCCAATTGCGGTGCAACCGAAGTGTGCGATGTCGCGAACGAACTGGTTGCGGACGGAGTCGAGATCCAAGTCAACACCGTCGGCCTCCAGATCAGCGAAGACGGCGCGAACGAACTGAAATGCATCGCCGATGCCACAGGCGGCCAATACGCCTCGGCCACCGATACCGCTGGCCTACAGTCGGCGCTTCAACAGTTCGGCGGCGCACAGCTGAGCCTCACTGGCTCGGTTCCGAATCAGTTGCCCGTGGTCAGCGGAACCGGAAACGCGGGATCGACAGCATCTTTCACGGTCCACAACGGCGGACGCGTCCGCGCTGACGACGTTCGACTCTCACTCACCCTGAACGACGAAACAGGCGTTCCAGGACGGGTTCTCGTTCCACGACCGGTACGGTTCCTGGGCAACATCGATCCTGGGCAAAGCCGAAGGGTCGATATCACCATCAGGCCGGACGACTCTGTTCTCGGTACATTCACCTGGCTGGCGACAGCAACCGCGAACAATTCTGCGCCATCGGTGTTGGACGGAAAAACCTCCACGATCGAGCCTTTCGGCACACTCACCGGCATTCTCGGCGACGTGAGACACGCAGTGGTGGTGGGTGATTCCTACGCCTCCGGTGAGGGCACCCGAGACTACGTCCCCGGCACCGCCGACAAGGAATCCGGCAATATATGCCATCGTTCGACCAGCGCATACGGGGCAATCCTCTTCGGTGACAAGGTGCGAAACCTCGCCTGCTCGGGTGCGGTTGTCGGGGACTTCTACTCGCAGCAGCAGTCCGAAAACTACAAGGTGACGCCACAGCTCCTGTCACTACGCGCTGAGGCCGTCGGCCCCGACTCTCCCGACGCGGTGTTGCTCAGCATCGGCGGAAACGACGTCGGCTTCGGAACCAAAGTGATCCAATGCAGCGTGTGGCCGAACTGCTACCCGACTTTGCCGGACGGGAAGCCCATGGTCTTCGAAACGTGGGCCATGGACGGGATCAGCGCAATCGGGAACGACTTGCGGAGGGTCTACCGTGACGTCGATCGCGCCGTCAACGACGATGAAGCAAAGTCGGCTCGCGGCGGTAGGACAGCCCCGATCGTCGTAGTCCCCTATCCACGCATCGTGCCGACCGAAGCGGCCGGACTCGCTGCCGGGAGCGGGTGCCAGTTCGGCATCAGCGCGAACGAACTACGCTTCTTCAACCGGTTCATCGATGCGCTCAACCTCGAAATCGCAGCGGCTGTCGGTTCGTTGGCCTCGGAGAGAATCCCGGTGTACTACGCATCCGACGTGGCACCAGCCTTTCAACCGGATCACACCATCTGCGATCTGGCCCAGAGCTATGCGGTATTCGGATCTTCGAAGGGCACCTTGGCGAACAACATCGCAGCCGTTGCGGACCGCCACGAGTTGCTCCATCCCAACAAGCTCGGTCACGCTGCGATGGCTCGTGCCCTCTCCGCGTGGTCGGCGTCGCGAGCGACGATCGATCCACGCGAAAATGCACCGAAGTGGGATCATGCTGTGGTCGACCGCTCGAACCCCGTTTTGGACTTCTTCAAGAAGCCGTGGGCATCGGCGGCAGACATCTACGAGGCAGGCGGCGAAGCGACCATCGACGCCGCCGGATTCGCCCCGTCTTCGACAGTGGTGTTCCGGATAGATTCCGTCTCGCGAACTTTGGCTTCGGCTCGAGCCGATGACAACGGGCGCGTGCACGCCACACTGACCATTCCATCGGATATGCCAATCGGAAGTCACCATATTCACGCCCTCGGTGCCGACACCGAGGGCAACGATCTCGATGTATCGACATCCGTTCGGCTACTTCCGAAATACTCGAACCTGGCACTGCTGGCGACATGTGCAGGTTTGCTCCTCGTCGCGCTCGGAGGATTCGGAAGACGCACACACAAGCGCCGCCGGACATCGGAGGTCGACGCACACGACACCGGTCTCACCGACGTGACCGTTTCGATCGGTGCCGTGCCAGCTGCCGGCGAGAATCGTCCCCAGCAGACGGGAATCTCGCGGCCACCTCCCCCACCGTCGTCACCGCCCCCGCCGCCCAACAGCCCTCCGCCTCCCCCATCGGCGTAA